Proteins encoded in a region of the Canis lupus familiaris isolate Mischka breed German Shepherd chromosome 1, alternate assembly UU_Cfam_GSD_1.0, whole genome shotgun sequence genome:
- the LOC491382 gene encoding LOW QUALITY PROTEIN: zinc finger protein 658 (The sequence of the model RefSeq protein was modified relative to this genomic sequence to represent the inferred CDS: inserted 5 bases in 4 codons; substituted 2 bases at 2 genomic stop codons): MNIVQRSMSFEDVIVVFTQDEWQYVSPAQRTLYRDVMLENYSHLISVGYCTTKPKMIFKLEQGEEPWSLGEEFLNQRYLGYFSVDIHIEGNQRKEEKPLWQVILTDNKTLNKGQKVLGKPFNLDITPNSSEKLPCRSDSCRMNLPVVSELIICDRNSSRKKADCMNVCAKLQFDMKHEKTHVGEKSYGYNKNMKAFSYRKDHQKLQSLEKSFEYDEFGXVLYDKTVXIGGESYKDDEFRKNCDKATLFKYVRTAVREXCFDLNKCGKSCDRTTTVKYSKVHMAVTHSECDENENNFSRILSLTQSQRTVKEQGAFASNKCDESLSQSSTCVVRKKTQTREEFCTNNRCINAFYQKLDLIVCSRTHTEAELYQCGKYGRSFHQNSALSVHEQSETGEKSFECHECRKSFYQKAELIHYQRNHSGEKPEECGESFCSNSHLIHYPGTDMTVGLYKCNKYGKTFCQKSNLCENLTIHTKEKSYENSGCGKSYKSALIVHQRTHTVMKPCQSNVYGKTFFKMVNLKEHQRIHTGEKYYKCIECWKTFSKISHFRTHQRIHTGEKPYKCFKCGKTFSHKTHLSAHQRIHMGEKPYKCNGCGKTFADNSNLRAHQXIHTGEKPYECNECGRSFAHLSVLKAHQKIHTNEKPYECNDCGRSFVHNSALRAHQRMHTREKPYECSDCKKVFAHNSALRVHQRIHTEEKPYECNECAKMFAHNSALRAHQKIHTGEKLYECNECGKTFSQNTHLRTHQRIHTGEKPYKXGECGKTFSQKSYLSGHERIHKGKKPYKCNECGKTFVCKAALIVHQRIHTGEKPYECSECGKTFSQRTHLCAHQRIHTGEKPYECKECGKAFADNSALRAHQRMHTGEKPYECNECGKTFSKASHLQEHLRTQTGEKPYECNECGKTFSQKSYVTAHQRIHTGXKPFAHNSTLRVHQRTHTGIKSYECNECGKSFSQKSHLSAHQRIHTGEKPYECNECGKAFAQNSTLRVHQRIHTGEKPYECNECRKTFVRKAALRVHHTRIHTREESLDCGEFGKS; the protein is encoded by the exons AGATCCATGTCATTTGAAGATGTGATTGTGGTATTTACCCAGGATGAATGGCAGTATGTGAGCCCTGCACAAAGGACTCTGTACAGAGATGTGATGCTAGAGAACTATAGCCACCTCATCTCAGTGG GATATTGCACTACCAAACCCAAGATGATCTTCAAGTTGGAGCAAGGAGAAGAGCCCTGGTCCTTAGGGGAAGAATTCCTAAACCAGAGGTACCTAG gatATTTTAGTGTTGATATTCACATTGAGGGGaaccaaagaaaagaagagaaacctCTGTGGCAAGTAATACTCACTGATAACAAAACATTGAATAAAGGGCAGAAAGTTTTAGGAAAACCATTTAATCTGGACATAACTCCAAATTCTTCTGAAAAACTGCCCTGTAGATCTGACTCATGTAGAATGAATTTGCCAGTTGTTTCTGAATTAATTATTTGTGATCGAAACTCTTCGAGAAAGAAGGCTGATTGCATGAATGTATGCGCAAAGTTGCAGTTTGATATGAAGCATGAGAAAACGCATGTTGGAGAGAAGTCTTATGGgtataataaaaacatgaaagcTTTCAGTTATAGGAAAGATCATCAGAAACTTCAGTCCCTGGAGAAATCTTTTGAATATGATGAATTTGGGTAAGTTTTATATGATAAGACTG TTATAGGAGGGGAATCCTATAAGGATGATGAATTTAGGAAAAACTGTGATAAAGCAACTTTATTTAAGTATGTGAGAACTGCCGTAAGAGAGTAATGCTTTGATCTGAATAAATGTGGGAAATCCTGTGACAGAACCACCACTGTGAAATACAGTAAGGTTCACATGGCTGTGACACACTCAGAATGTGATGAAAATGAGAATAACTTCAGCAGGATCTTATCTCTTACTCAATCTCAGAGAACTGTTAAAGAACAGGGTGCTTTTGCAAGCAATAAATGTGACGAAAGTTTGAGCCAGAGCTCAACCTGTGTAGTAcgaaaaaagacacaaactagAGAAGAATTTTGTACAAATAATAGATGTATAAATGCTTTCTACCAGAAATTAGACCTTATAGTATGTTCGAGAACTCACACAGAAGCAGAACTCTACCAGTGTGGTAAATATGGGAGGTCCTTCCATCAAAATTCAGCCCTCAGTGTACATGAGCAAAGTGAAACTGGAGAGAAGTCATTTGAATGTCATGAATGCAGGAAATCCTTTTACCAGAAAGCAGAACTCATTCATTATCAGAGGAACCATTCGGGAGAGAAACCTGAGGAATGTGGAGAATCTTTTTGTTCAAATTCACACCTTATTCATTATCCAGGAACTGATATGACAGTTGGTCtctataaatgtaataaatatggaaaaacttTCTGTCAGAAGTCAAACCTCTGTGAAAATCTAACAATTCACACAAAGGAGAAATCTTATGAAAACAGTGGATGTGGGAAATCTTACAAGTCTGCTCTCATAGTACACCAAAGAACACACACAGTAATGAAACCCTGTCAAAGTAATGTATATGGGAAAACATTCTTCAAGATGGTAAATCTAAAagaacatcagagaattcacacaggGGAGAAATACTACAAATGTATTGAATGTTGGAAAACTTTCTCTAAGATATCACATTTCAGAacacatcagagaattcatacaggtGAAAAACCCTACAAGTGTTTTAAATGTGGGAAAACTTTCTCTCACAAGACACACCTTAGTGCACACCAGAGAATTCATATGGGggagaaaccctataaatgtaaTGGATGTGGGAAAACTTTTGCTGATAATTCAAACCTCAGAGCACATCA AATTCACACAGGGGAGAAACCCTATgagtgtaatgaatgtgggagGTCTTTTGCCCATCTATCTGTTCTCAAAGCACATCAGAAAATTCATACAAATGAGAAACCCTATGAGTGTAATGACTGTGGGAGATCTTTTGTGCATAATTCAGCCCTTAGAGCACATCAGAGAATGCACACcagagagaaaccctatgaatgtagtGACTGTAAAAAAGTGTTTGCCCATAATTCAGCTCTCAGAgtacatcagagaattcatacagaGGAGAAACCATATGAGTGTAATGAATGTGCAAAAATGTTTGCCCATAATTCAGCACTCAGAGCACATCAAAAAATTCACACAGGGGAGAAACtctatgaatgtaatgaatgtggaaagACTTTTTCACAGAATACACATCTCAGAacacatcagagaattcacacaggTGAGAAACCTTATA TTGGTGAGTGTGGGAAAACCTTCTCTCAGAAATCATACCTTAGTGGACATGAAAGAATTCACAAAGGGAAAAAACcttataaatgtaatgaatgtgggaaaactTTTGTCTGTAAGGCAGCCCTCATAGTCCATCAAAGAAttcacacaggagaaaaaccctatgaatgtagTGAATGTGGGAAAACTTTCTCCCAAAGGACACATCTCTGTgcacatcagagaattcacacaggggagaaaccttatgaatgcaaggaatgtgggaaagcatTTGCTGATAACTCAGCCCTCAGGGCACATCAGAGAAtgcacacaggagagaaaccctatgagtgtaatgaatgtgggaaaactTTCTCCAAGGCATCACACCTCCAGGAGCATCTGAGGACTCAAACAggggagaaaccctatgaatgtaatgaatgtgggaaaactTTCTCCCAGAAATCCTATGTTACTgcacatcagagaattcatacag AGAAACCTTTTGCCCATAATTCAACCCTCAGAGTACATCAGAGAACTCACACAGGCATAAAATcctatgaatgtaatgaatgtgggaagaGTTTCTCCCAGAAGTCACATCTAAGTGCACACCAGAGAATTCATACAGGGGAGAAACCCTATgagtgtaatgaatgtgggaaagcttttGCACAAAATTCAACTCTCAGAGTACACCAGagaattcacacaggagagaaaccctatgaatgtaatgaatgCAGGAAAACTTTTGTTCGTAAGGCAGCTCTTAGAGTACATCATACCAGAATCCACACCAGAGAGGAAagccttgattgtggtgaatttGGGAAGTCCTAA